Sequence from the Tripterygium wilfordii isolate XIE 37 chromosome 10, ASM1340144v1, whole genome shotgun sequence genome:
GCTCCAGTGGAGGTAGGAGTTGAGCACAGAAAGGTCTACACATGAAGGGTATACTCTGTTGCTTGAGAAAGAATAAGAGTTGCAGGTTTGGGCAGAAGAATTTgggagacagagagagatgagGATACAAGAAAACAGCACAGTTACATATGATCTAGACATGGTTTTCTTCGATTCTGGAGATGCCTAGACACTAATAGCCTATTGGGTTTTTCTCCAAAATAACCAGAGTAATCTTCTTTGGTGTTTTTTGAAGTGCAACCTTTGTCGTCTGAAATTTCAAAGCAGAGAAGCTTAGATTTATAGAATTCTAAGAAGAAAGACAGTTTGGGTTTCTTAGattgttccaacttccaagggTAAGGTTTGGTTGACTAATTCTACCTGTCTCGGCATATTGTATATTACAtgtaaaattctttttttatttcaaactttttaagttttctaCATTTCTctgcttagttttttttttttttttaaatgacaagaaatcttgaattttgatttatatAAATCTCGGATACTTGGATTGCTCCACTCTCCTTAAGAACTTGATAATTTTCACGAGATATTGATGCTAAGAGTTGAACTTAGATCCTCAAGTTGAAATGATTCATCTTCATCTAACTCGACCACCCTTGAGTGGTTCTATTTAGATTGGTATTTCTTGTTTGACGTTCAATTCAATTACTCTTCATGTTCACatatgaatgtgttttgattgGGCTaccgatattttttttttattttaaacaaaaatcaaattaaacatgaaaaatacaagaaaactcATATTGACCCAAAATATCCTGTCTCTTTTGAtgagtttaatttttattcGGTACAAAAATATGACCTCATAAACtcgatcaaaacacattcacaattatttttttttgaaaaaaattttattatggTTGTGGAGCCTCTACTGAGTTGTCTATTATAGTGAGTTTATAACAGAGTCCACACACTTGTTCTAGTAAGAAGCTAACAAAAGAAGCAAACAAAAGAACATTGTAGAGAAAGACGTGGGCGTACGCGCTAAATTTGCTAAAAGGGCAAGAAGCCTAATTGCTTATAAAGTAAGCTTAAAAAATatagcatcattacctaatcCCAAATTATTGAAAATTAATCCACCTAATGGTCCTAAATTACGACAATTTCACTTGTTCTTTACTAGGTGTTATCTTTTTCTAATGAAGGAAGATAATTTTCTAGAACTCCATCAAGTGGGAATATAATTGTATTAACAGTACAATAAAGTGAAAGGAGATTAAGCACCAAAACAATGATCAAAACTTTTTTCTTCCACAAaataatttgaaagaaaacgattatgaatattatttacacctcattttttactaaatatacctcattaatcctttaaaaacacactagagtgaagtgtacttaataaaaaataaggtaCAAATAATATTCATCAAAACGATAGATATAACGTGTTGACCCCATTTGACCAGAAACACATTGGCTTGGCTTAGATACGACGTTGTGAGCTAATATGAGGTCCCCTAAGCCGTGTGGGTTCTCTACAGTGGACAGTGCAGGCAGTTTCCTATCTCCCCGTCCAAATGAACATTATAGGAGTTTCCACTACAGGGACTCTGAACCAATTCAACCATAGACCTTCTTGTCATAAGCAATAAATACCATAAACAACCTTTGCAGTCTTCCTCCTCCACTTTCTGTCATTCGGTTTCACAAGCTCCTATGACCTATTTTCGTAAATCATGTAACCAATTATTATTAGTGGTTTACCTCGGATCATAGAATTAAGGCTTCAAGTCATGGACAACTCATGTGGTCTATGTCATTTTGAGATGCATTCTCTGTGCTACAAGTTGCCTCGTCAACGTGTTTAACGGAGAATTGTTGGAAGGATTTGACTAGAGAAATACATAAATCCGAGAGGTGGTGTTAAAACATTTTGCAACATATTGTACCTCAAAATCACCTAAATCACAAGGAGTATACATAACTTTTAACTTAAAATTAACCAAGGGACAATTAGTGTATCTCTCATTGTCATCATTTATCTAACCATTTCCatctataaataaattaatatgtaTCTTGCCCTGGGGATGCAGCTCAAAATCAGTGAACCTAATTTgttatttcatattttaaaacGAGTCAAAAAGCAAAGTCCATAACTTTTCAGAGAGACTAATTTTTCAAAGCGACACAAAAAAGCAAAGTCCCATAATTGAGGCATCAATCTATATAAAAAGATTTTGTCTCTTTTATTTCtgtcttgaaagttgaaaccccaACGAAATTGCACACATACAAGTAAACGTTTATTCTACgatattattattgtgtttgtGTAAGCATGAGGTAATCCTTGCGAAACCAGCAGTATGTGATCAGGTAAGTGTCATCCACCACATTAGCATCAGCATTAAACCCCGTTACATAAAATCAGCAGTCattggttgttttttttaatgacaaAAATGGAGAATTTTTCCAAAAGACTCATTCGGACATGCACCAATAGGATTAGTTAAGAATACTTACAGTAGGATTGTCTACAATATTCTGCAGTTTCACGGTGCCATCAAAtctgtttaaaaaataaaaataaaaaaaaaagaaaagaaaaaaagaagaaggaagattAGACCCCAAACAAGGATGCTAGACTGACTTTCATCGCAGAGACCCTTAACTCCAATAAGACTAGGAGAGGAACCAATCATGTTACGTATATGTGCAGCAGATATGATATCATTCCCTTTtagatagacaaaaaaaaatgatagcatCGAAGATATTGCAAAagattttatttccttttcatgTTACGTAACCATGTACCGTCAATCTATTTCGCTCGTGTGGTTCCCACAATCACGacttatatgtgtgtgtggagTCTCCTATGCGGTCCGtcaattttcatgttttgctgTAGGGTCCACCCACAACAAAACCAAATCTCAAGAGTCCATCCTAATATAAGATAAATGATTAATTATGCTTTAAGGCATCGAAAGATATGAGTTATTACACTTTAGTCCCTCAAAAAAATTTTGTTACACTTTAGTCACCCACATAAGCAACTGCATAAGAATTTTTTGACCAAACTTTATTGACTTACTACTGCCCAATGCAATGAGAGAAAAATCTGTCTATGTTACACACTTGACCAAATGTAACAAACAACACTACCAGTTCTAAGCAAAAGCTTACACCCAAAGAATTCTACTACTTTCCTACCTGATTGTCTAGGAACACAACATTTTACTTCGCTAAAATCCTAAAACCTTAAACCTGTTcaacattaatatttttatttttacttgcAAAGACCAACTGATTCTCACTAACCCACTTCTTAACACAAGTGAAAGCCTCAACTCAGTgtcacaacaacaacaattcaCAAAAAAACACTCCCTCACCAACCACCCAAATCAAAACTGCAAATCTACCTAATTGTTAACTCTATTAGCAGCCAAACATCAAAATGCCCAAGCTTTTACCAGCAATCAATACGTTATCACTGATTCAATAAGATCAAGCCAACTGTCCCCACAACTGCCACACCTACACAAACAAGTAACATGATCAAAATtaacagaaaaataaataaatcgagctCAGAATCAATTTAATAAACATAAGTTCTATCCAAGTCTAGGACCCCAGCTTCAGGTCTAACAAGGGGATTAGCAATCTTTTGTGGACCTTCAATTACTTTCCAGGTCTAAGTGGGATATTTAAAATTTACAAAACCTACCAGGTCTCAGCAATGACTTATTCAACCATGAGAAAGCGTATACTATTCACACCTAATTTTCTTTGGCCTCCATCTCACCTaatcttctttgccatcatATGTTCTTGGAAGTAAGCTATGCTCATATGGAAATTTAACCaaaagtaaaaactaaaaaagaacTTATAATCCTTCCTTACACACTATAATCACCTACGTTAATTACTTTATCACTAACCAGCTATTCCTTGGCCTGCAGCTACACTTGTCAACATAATTATgtttgcacaaaaaaaaatccaaaacacGTTTGAGATGAATCACCAACCAATTTattgttgtttgaaaattttaaggaTTACTGTTCAACTTTGATTATATTTTGgccatttttttattcttacaACTTGAATACTGTAGAATAACAGAatggggaaggaaaaaaaaagtgacaaaAGACTGAAAGTCAACAATTCCACCATTCGTTTTACAAGAGGGTAAGGAAGAGAAGTAATTTCATGTTGGACCTGTAACACTCCTAGACAGTTATGTAGTTGGGTAGCCAGTAAAGTAGGAAATGAGACTGTTAAATAGTAAGAGAGAAGTAGAAAGAAGGGAAGCTCTCCCATAAGTGTAGTACCTTCATTTTTTTAACATATTCTAAGATTGCAGTAAGGCTAGCTAACATATTTAACCAGTCAACCACCTTTGATCTTTAATTTCAATACATCtgctataaaaaaaaaggcatagTTTTCTTAATTAAGAAACAATCTATACTCCTTCCTATCGatcaaaattctaaaaaaatctTGCTAATTTCCTATTCAAAACTAGGTCTGAATAAGAACTGCAGAAGCAAAACTTTTAAACCAATTCTCTTTCATTGGTACCTACTACCTCCCCAATTTAAAAATGGGATACTGAAAGCTTGAAGCCATGAACATTAGTTTTCGACCTCTCCACAACACCACCAAATTATCCAGAAATCAAATCAGAGATTTCTAGCCCTCTCAGCCTCACAAAAACCTTCGTCAGAAAAACCTTCGTATATCAATTTGCCTTTGCAAATATCCAGATATTACCTTCGCGCACCACCCATTTCTCGAACACCATACCACTGGCTATTATAAACCTTGGGAGGTCCAAATGCATGATGGCCTTAACCTCAAAGTATATATTGCTGACAAgtattcttctttctttaacCCTCATGTCCTCTACCCAAACCTGCTCAAACTACACCTTTTCAAACAAGCAAGTCTTCAGATCTTGCAGTGACCTTCCAGTACTGCAGGGACATCTCCATTGGAACTACATGCCATCTACCAAAAGAATTCAGATTGCTTATAGAGCCACCCAGACTTCAACCGGATGGATTGCATGGGCAATCAATCCAACTGCTACAGCCATGCTAGGATCACAGGCACTTGTTGCTTTTCGTTATCCTAATGGAAGTATGACTGCATATCCAACACCTATAACCAGCTACAATCCTTCAATGCAGCCAGGAACTCTCAGCTTTAAGGTATCAAAAATCTCAGCAACATATGCAAATAATGAGATGATTATATTTGCCGAGATAGGCCCACTAAATAAAAGAACTACCATTAATCATGTATGGCAAGCTGGAAGTTCAGTTTTAAACAATGTCCCTCAGATACATCCAACGTCAGGGGCTAATATTCAGTCCATGGATACGGTGGATTTTCTGACATGATTAAAGAAAAGATCGGAAACTCATGGCCCCTCCTATATTTCATCATTTCAATTTCCAACTATGTATGCGGGATTCAACTTCAGTCTTGAGTAACTTCTCAAGAGAATTATTACTATCAACCCTTAGGTAGCTAAGGAAACTGTCAAACCCACAGTTTATGAACTGGCAAGTAATAAATTAATTCATGTTTCAGACATTGTTGTTATCCAGTCATACCTTTCAACCTCATTCATTTCTCAGTACAacaattctttgttttctttgtgtCCCACTAACTGGTTCCTTGTATAACATTTGTCAACTATGACATAGAAAGACTCGGCATATTGAAAGGTATACAGCAGTCCTATGTTTCACCATTGTTCATTTCTCCATACAACAAGGCAAAGCAAACAAACAATAACAGAATAATACATTAATTTGGCATATCTGAAGGAAGGCATATAGCAATCTAAAAGGATTGCTACTAACCCTGTGTGTCTGTATCGTTCTGCATTCCTTGATTAGGTATCGTTCTGCATTCTTCGATTAGGTATCGTTCTGCATTCTTCGATTCCTAACTGAAATATAGAACGAAAAAGTTCTAAAATATAAGGCTGTGAATTAAACTAACCTTCTACATGAGGATATCCATGAACGAATTCTATCTCGACCAATTCTCTCTCCAATACAATGAACGTATGCTCTGCATCGAAGTTATCAATCACTCATCAATATAAACCAAATTGGCTTTCGTATcaagaagaaaacagagaatCAGAACGGAATTTATGATAAACCACGAGGAAAGCAAAGCACGAAAATAATATGCATATGGATATCTTGCCCCGATACgtagagaggaagaggaagagagagtacCGAGAGGATCGCTGCATTCGGTATTCCTCAGTCCTCATCGAGGGAGAGAGACTCCGTCCCTGTTGCTCGGAGGAGATCACCGGTGGTACTTTGGAACGTGAGCCTCCATATACGGTACCAGAATCACCTTCGATCCCTCTGAACCCCCTCCCATCTTTGCCTCCACTCAACTCTTCAGGCCCTCGCTCTTCAGAGCTCCGACTTTacttttagttatttttttgaaaattactgaatttttaattgggtttttgaaatttaaaaataaaatttcaagacCGCGCGCctttgctcaaaaatgtcaggGCTGACTCTCTGGCCCAATAGGCTACTCGCATGAGCCCATTACCCACCAGCCCAATCCTTTGGTCGTTGTGAAACTGAAATGTTTGGTTGCTTCTATGGCCCTGTTGTATCTGCCAAACGTCTAAATGATCCCAGCGGTTGAGGTGTATGGACGAAAATTAAAATGCATGAACAATTGTTAGGATGTCTAACACTGTTGtatgaaagaaaaggaaaacaaaatcaatccatCAAATTAATTCTTCTTTTGCATTCCTAATTCCTATCATCTAATTCTTTCGGTTAAAACATAATATGTTAGTTATGTTTGATTATAATTGTTGGGTATCGTATGAACAATCAACCTATTTTGGATACCCATTAATGTAAGACTCACAAGTCCATGGGAACGGGATCTTCGAAAGTAGATGAACGTAGTATATTTACATTACGAAAAATCGATATTGAGTGAATGAGAAATTATTCTCTAAAATACCCACATGAAGTAAAGATGTGTTGGTAAGAGAGACCAAATCCCAAGTTGGgaaaataagaaataagcaTATAAAGATGGTGATAGTATAAAGAAAGGTTTTGAAGGTGAAGAATGTTATATATCATGTGTTTGTTGCTTTGCATTGGGAAAGGCACTGTTGGACAAAAAGCAGAAATAGTGGGAAATCAAACAAAGCGGAAAGtcgggaaaaaggaaaaagaaaattgcaGTCATGGACAGACAAGGGAGGGGACAGGGTATCACGTTTTGCCTCGAATAGATGAGACTAAGGCAGCTAAGGCTAGGAATACGATGATGCTCTTAAGGATGTAAGTCTATCTCTCTTTGGAAACTTGACATATTTTATAATCCCCATTTATATCTTACCATCACAGACTATTTGGGAGGGGTCAGTCAGCAGCATATATTCACTTTCTGAGGACCTGAAATTCGCTTTTCAAAGGTGTCTTACGATTGCCCACCCCATCAATGATGTCTGCATGTCTTTGGACTGTAAACATCTTGTTTGACGAGTAAACTTTTCGACTCTTAACACTATAATGGAATTACTTACCGAACCAAACATAGGGAATACAATGGTGGGTAATGCCCCACCTAGCCCCACATTGACATGGTGAGTGTATGATTTATGTGGAGCTCCGCGTTACTCCAAACCAATTAGTTTTAAAAGTAATGGTGTGTCATGTCCCTAAGTCTCATTTGCGTCACTTTGACGCAATGCGTCGGCATCTCTTATGTGTGTTTTCCCTGTTAGCGTATATTGTGAAAGAATACCTAAAAATCACTAACATGACAATGCCATTTCGTCGGCCAACGAAGAAAATGTATGTAAGATCAAACATCCATTTCAGAAACTAACAAAGTTGTTGAACAAAGCATTTCTACTGTGAAAGAATAAGAAACTGTGGTAACTTATTGGGGAACCCTAGATGGGTATCCCTTAAAATGTTTTCACACTGCTAAAAATCAACAATAACCTCGTCAGGGGAACATAAAACCCAAGTGTATCTGACAAGAATCCACAGCTTACAGGACCATGAAAAATCTAgggcaaaaaaaatataagtctATATCTTTATGTATTGCCGCCTCGGCCTCGACCACCGGAGATGCATGATACATTTTCCGACTATATCCGGCAATCTGATTTTACATCTCActcaataacaaaaaaaagaggaaaaaccaAAACCTAAAATGTAACTCAAAACTCAAGCCTTGACACAAAATCACTTGTAAAGTCTATCCCTAAAATTTTAATTCTTCAAGAGACACTTCAGTTAGCTCTAGATAAACCAACTTCTTAAACAGATATATATTAATGGGGGTATTCAAAATTCACAGTTCACCTGCTTCACCAGATTATATTTGCCTACATTGTCTTGATAACCAAAATGCTTCCTATGCAGCAATTCCTGGATCAAGAGATAAGCAACGGTAACACGTTAGTATTAGAAGCAAGACTCATAACTAATTCAACTTAAAACATGCCGCAAGTGCACCGACATAAAGACAAGGATTTGTATCATCAGCAGAGCTGAAACTATATGCAGGAAAATGGCTTTCCATAAAAAggattggaaagaaaaaacGGGCGCACGTCATATAGAATGAATGACTTTAAACACCAAACAAAACACATCTACACCACAGCCACTTCCTCGGCCAACTGAAGGTAACTGCTACAAGCCTACAACCATATCTTTTAGCTGGGGAGAACTCAATTACAATTCAAACACTCGGTTGAATTCCTATCTTAATTTTTCAGCATATCTTTATTAATTGTCACCTCGGTGTATTTCTTGTCCCTCTGTTATCAAATCTCTATTTGCAAATAATTTAATACATACCTAATTTTGTCCCTAAGCATCCAATCTATTACATTACCCTGCCACACTGCACTCAGATGTGAACTCAGGAAAGTCCCATCATATTGATGAACAAGCGGACATTTCTTTTGACATTCAGGATAGAAGCAAGCAATTCTCATGAACAAATTCAACCACATCTGAGAGCCACATTCAAGGTAACACTTTTGGTTTGTGTCTaaaatgaaattaaagaaaaaagaaccttATATAATTTCACTTTTCTAATTTGAGTGTATGTATAAGCTTTTTCCTGATTTGACCATATCAACATTGTACGTTGGTTGTGCATgtggaaacaaaatcaaaaccacgAAAATTTGCCAGCAAGTTAGAAAATATCAATCTACAAAAGCAGAGCAATGACATAATCTTTTCAATAACGAGTGTCAAACCATTCTGAATAACATCATGCATTGCAAAGCAACAATGAAAAGAATAGTCAAAAGATACAGTTGAATTACTTCTCAAATGAAAGGCCAAAAGTAGAACGTCCATAAACCATTCACTTGTTCAGCGTGCAAGGTAAGGTAGAGAGGGCCCCTTTATAAGTTGCAGACGCTATGGGTCGGTCAGTAATAAAATGAGATGAAATTAGGTCAATATGGTCCAAAATGGAAGACACGTCAATGACAGTCCAACAAAAAAAACGAATTGACAAAGCATTTTATTAGATATCTATATTGATGGTAGCACAGCCAGTTATTTAACCAAGATCTCATTACATTTGGATGTTTATACATTTTCATCCTTCATATTGATCCCATCAAAAACAAACACGCATTTCGAGAGTTAAAATATTGTCTTTCAATACTATATCTATTATATAATCATCCAAAAGTATCGACAATCTGACAAGTCCTAACCACAAACAATTCTTTCAAGAAGATATCATTAAAGAACAAGAAACAGGTTCCGGATATAGAGGTGGAACATCAAAGGCGCGATCCCAGGGCTCCTAACATAATCTCAAAAACAAGATGCAAAACCAAGATATTCACATGCATGTAGTGTTAAGTCTGCAGTGCCACGCTTTCCTTCATCCATTGAACTATTTACTCAACTCCAGTCACCTATTAAGATAAACTTTCTGCTGCTCAACCATGAGGTTTGCATGAATTTCTGCAGCAGTGAACTCTGACATAATATAATCTAATTGGCCACTAATTTGATCAAAAGATTCTTCTATTCCATGATAAATTGAAACACAAACACTGGCGATGCTAAAAAGAACTTAAGATGAAAAGAACAATAAACTACAAAGTAAAATCACTTGAATGATTGAGTGTCGCACATATGGTGATATCCGCACAGAACAAGTACAGTGCATGCTTCACACAAAATACATTATGCTATAACTATGTCTTATTTCAAATTGAGGTAAACACGTTTTCAATTACATGTGTCCACACTCAACTATGGTCTTCTGAGAATGGTTTCACAAGGAATGTGCTTTCCTTGCATAATTATATAGGGCCCATAACAGTAATGCAAGAAAGTTCAGTTGAAATAACACTTTAGCAACCATTTCTTTTCTTATAATTGAATGATTTTGGGAAGAGATCTCAACAAAAATGAGCAAGTGATTACATGAATATCTCGAATAAGAAGCTTTTACCTCTATTTGGCTGTCTCTTATTAACAGTATACCCTCCAACATAACCAGGAGAACTTTTAACTGGAACATCAGAAGTTGCATTACCAAGCTCATAACCAAAGGAACCAGATCCATCTCGATCAGCATTTGATGATCGCCAAGTGGGGTCCCCATAATCTGAACCTCCGCCATAAAGGTCTGCAAAGGCTCCATCGAAACCTCCATTTGAAGCAGCATAGGACGATGTTGGAACTGCACTGTTACCAGTGTTTCTTCCATACCCTCCTGTTCCCAAATCAAAACTGTTATCACCACCTCTGTACCCAAAATTTGCACTGTTGCTAGAAACATTAGCTCCCCCTCCTTCAGCTGAAATGCCAGAAGAACCCCAACTAACTCCACTATTGCCAAAGCCACTTCCTCCGAGGCTCCCACTTCCAGATCCTATATATGCACTGGAACTTGCAGAGTTCGTGCTGTAATTAAGCCCCCCATTCCCCCACAAATTCCTAGTAACTGAGCTGAAAAATGAAGTATTTCCTCCGTTACCTCCATCATATCCAATAGGATTACCATATCTACTTGTGTTGCCAATATAGTAAGGGCTCAAACCCCTTCCATAGCTGAAATTATTACCAAAATTGGCACTTGCTCCATAGGTCGGGCTCAATCCAGGCTCAAAATTCATGCCAATTCCATAACCAGAACCAAATGGAGGAAAGCCACTTCTACCACCAGAAACTGGACTGAATCTACCATCCATTCTAAGCCCATAACCCCCAGCTGTACTTGGATTATATCCCTGAGTGTAACCATTAAATAAGCTATTGACTCTATTCAGACCATAGTTATACACACCCACTGGGCTGCGACTGGGACCTGGCGACAACTCTTTTGGAACTGCGCGCTTAACCTCAACCATCTTACCATTCAGTTCATGAAAGGTCTTCATTAGCACTTTGTCCACTGCCTCCTCTGTGTCATAAGTAATAAAACCGAAGCCTCTAGGCCTCTGAGTGGTGTGATCATACATCACCACAACATCGGTGATCGTTCCAAACTGATCAAAATAATTCTTAAAATCATTCTCTGTGACCGTGGATGCTAAACCTCCTACAAATATCTTTCTTGTGCGACCTGGACCA
This genomic interval carries:
- the LOC120007939 gene encoding cytochrome b561 and DOMON domain-containing protein At5g47530-like translates to MMALTSKYILLTSILLSLTLMSSTQTCSNYTFSNKQVFRSCSDLPVLQGHLHWNYMPSTKRIQIAYRATQTSTGWIAWAINPTATAMLGSQALVAFRYPNGSMTAYPTPITSYNPSMQPGTLSFKVSKISATYANNEMIIFAEIGPLNKRTTINHVWQAGSSVLNNVPQIHPTSGANIQSMDTVDFLT
- the LOC120007646 gene encoding heterogeneous nuclear ribonucleoprotein 1-like is translated as MAQSDNGKLFIGGISWDTDEERLKEYFSTFGEVMEAVIMKDRTTGRARGFGFVVFADPAVAERVIKEKHNIDGRMVEAKKAVPRDDQNILSRSSGSIHGSPGPGRTRKIFVGGLASTVTENDFKNYFDQFGTITDVVVMYDHTTQRPRGFGFITYDTEEAVDKVLMKTFHELNGKMVEVKRAVPKELSPGPSRSPVGVYNYGLNRVNSLFNGYTQGYNPSTAGGYGLRMDGRFSPVSGGRSGFPPFGSGYGIGMNFEPGLSPTYGASANFGNNFSYGRGLSPYYIGNTSRYGNPIGYDGGNGGNTSFFSSVTRNLWGNGGLNYSTNSASSSAYIGSGSGSLGGSGFGNSGVSWGSSGISAEGGGANVSSNSANFGYRGGDNSFDLGTGGYGRNTGNSAVPTSSYAASNGGFDGAFADLYGGGSDYGDPTWRSSNADRDGSGSFGYELGNATSDVPVKSSPGYVGGYTVNKRQPNRGIAA